CATGCGCGTGGGCGCGGAGACCCACGGAGCAGAATGGGCAAAAGAACACGACCCTCGCGCGACCTTCATCGGCGCGGCGCTCCGCTACACTCACCTGGACGAACTTCCCCAACTTTGGAATATCATCATTGGAGACGTTTCGTTCGTAGGCCCGCGACCCGAACGTCCGGAGTTTGTGGATCAGCTCAAAAAAGAAATTCCGTTCTATGAGCTTCGCCAGCTCGTGAATCCCGGCGTCACCGGCTGGGCGCAGATCAATTATCGCTACGGCGCGTCAGCGCGAGACGCGTACGAGAAACTGCAATATGACCTCTACTATATGAAAAATCGTTCATTTTTCCTTGACGTCACCATCATCCTCAAAACGCTCAAATTACTGCTCGTGAAAATTACGTAGATAACCCCCGTACACCTGTCATCCTCGCGAAAGCGAGGATCCAGAAATTTTCTACACGCTGGATTCCCGCATACGCCTGGAATGACAAACAAATACGATGCTAAAAAAAATAACATCCTTTCTTTTTCATAACACCGGCACCACCCAGACCGTCGCCAAAAATACGTTCTGGCTTTTTTTCGGGCAATTCGTCAGCCGCGCGCTCCGCGCCGCAATCGTTATTTATGCCGCGAGAGTACTCGGCGCCGAACACTGGGGCGCGTTTTCGTATGCCTTGGGCGTCGCGGCATTCCTCACTATTTTCTCGGATATCGGCATTAACGCGCTTATCACAAAGGAAGCAAGCCGCAACCCGGAGCTCAAAAATCAATATCTCGCAACCGCGTTCTGGGTAAAACTCGCACTTCTTGTCGCGTGCATCGCCGTCGTCATCACCGCGTTCCCCTATTTGACCAACATCCCCGAAGCGGCGGTGCTCATGCCAATCTTGCTTTTAGTTTTCGCGTTTGACACGCTCCGCGACCTCGGTTCGGCGCTCTGCCGCGCCCTGGAAAAAATGGAGGTGGAGGCGGGACTCGTTATTTTCACCAACGCCATGATTGTCGGGTTAGGGTTCGTATTTCTCATCACCTATCAGACAACGACCGCGCTTGCGTGGGCCTACGCCATCGGAAGCGGCGTCGGCTTTGTCGCAACCGGCGTTGCGCTCCGCGGTCATTACAGCAACATCCTCAAAAACTTTTCTCTTCATTTAATTATCCCAATTTTAACCACTGCGTGGCCGTTTGGCCTTATGGGGCTTATGGGCGCCATCATGCTCAACACCGACATCATTATGCTGGGGTGGCTGCGTCCTGCCTCCGAAGTGGGATATTATTCCGTCGCGCAAAAACTCATTCTCCTTTCCTACGTGTTTCCCCAGCTCATCGCGACAAGCATCTTCCCGCCGCTCTCCCGCGCGGTTATCGCTGACGGCGCTCTGGCAAAAAACTTGCTTGAAAAATCCGTCGCATTTGTCGTGCTAATCGCCGCTCCCATCACCATCATCGGATTCTTGCTCGCAACCCCAATCATCACGATCGTGTTCGGCGCCGCATACGGCCCGGCGATCCCCGCCTTCCGACTGCTTATGCTCACCGTTCTCATTGTCTATCCCTCAACACTCCTCGGCAACGCAATTTTTGCCTACGACAAACAGCGGAGTTTTTTAACCTTTGTGCTTGTCGCAATTTTTGGAAACGCCATATTTAATCTGCTACTTATCCCCTCCTACGGAATCCTTGGCGCCGCAGCCGCAACCGTCGCGACGCAACTCATCACCAATGCGCTCATCTGGAGAAAAATGAAGCGCGTGAACGGGCTACGCATTATGCCCTCAATTCGCTTTTACTTACGGCAGTTGACGCTTCATCATAAAGACATATAATAAAGCCAGCAAACCGCAGAAACGGCAGTTAAGTGGAGGCAGCCATGATTGAGAGCAATCGCTACGTGGACCATGTCCTTGTGCGCATTGGGAGCGCGCCGGCATCTCACTACAAGGGATCACTTGGCATTCTGCTCGGACTTGCCGACTTCGGCAAGCCGCGCGTACAGCCCCCGGACCGGGAGATACTGGCAACCATCGACGTCCGATGTCCCGACGGAGTTCCGTTGGAGCCGCTTATCCTGCACCGGAAGGGCGACAACTTCTCGATTCTGCCGAAAAGCATCGTCGCTGTGTACGCGTCGGTGAACGGCGAGGGCAACGAAATTGAGATGTACGAGCCGTGCATCTCGGACATTTTCGGTCACCTCGCGGTATTCGCGCGCACCATGCACGACGTTGACCTGAAGCTCCGGTTCGGAGGGAACCCTCCGCTCACATTCGCGTTCTGTCGTCGCGGAAACTATGTCATGCTCAACGCAGAGGCAGCCAAGCCGCATATCATCGCGTGACGCACGAAGCCCCGATCTTTTAAGAAGGATCGGGGCTTCAGCATTTCAATCACTCACCGAATAACAAAGCGGAGAAGGGCGCGTCCGCCGCTACCATTCCCTAATCGCTTTCTCCCATCGCGGAAGCGTCCCACAATCAAACCAACGCCCATTCTTGATTTTATACCCCGCCAATTTCCCCGCAGCCGCAAGCCGCGGAAACACATCTTTCTCAATCATCAAGAATCCTTTCTTAAAATCAGCGTATTGAAACACTTCCGGATCAAGAATATAAATGCCTGATGAAACATAAGACGACGGGGGGTTCGCCGGCTTTTCTAAAAACTCCGTAATGCGCGTGTCGCTCATCACCGGAACGCCGTATTGTGACGGATTCGGGACCTTAACAAGCGCGATAGTCGCAACCGGATGCGCGGGGTTTTCACGGTGCGCACGGATAAAATCCGTGAGATCAAAATCTTTGAGCTCGTCGCCGTTTGAAAGGATAAACGGGGCATTCAGCTTGGGTTTCAAATATTTCATTCCGCCAAAGGTGCCGAGCGGTTTCGGTTCGGCAAAAATATTCAGCCGCTTCGGCAACTCTTTCCGGTAACGCTTTTTCCACCACTCGTAATCCTCCGCGTGGTCTTTATGAATAACAACGGTCGTGTCCGTTACGCCGTGTTTCGCAAAAAACTCAATCAAATAATTCAAAATCGGCTTCCGGCGCACCGTCAAAAGCGGCTTCGGGATTTCCAGCGTGACCGGAAGCAACCGCGTCCCCGACCCTCCGGCAAGAATGATGGCTTTCATGCGTGCTTTTTTGCTTTATTGCTTCGTTGCTT
This region of bacterium genomic DNA includes:
- a CDS encoding nucleotidyltransferase family protein produces the protein MKAIILAGGSGTRLLPVTLEIPKPLLTVRRKPILNYLIEFFAKHGVTDTTVVIHKDHAEDYEWWKKRYRKELPKRLNIFAEPKPLGTFGGMKYLKPKLNAPFILSNGDELKDFDLTDFIRAHRENPAHPVATIALVKVPNPSQYGVPVMSDTRITEFLEKPANPPSSYVSSGIYILDPEVFQYADFKKGFLMIEKDVFPRLAAAGKLAGYKIKNGRWFDCGTLPRWEKAIREW
- a CDS encoding flippase, with the translated sequence MLKKITSFLFHNTGTTQTVAKNTFWLFFGQFVSRALRAAIVIYAARVLGAEHWGAFSYALGVAAFLTIFSDIGINALITKEASRNPELKNQYLATAFWVKLALLVACIAVVITAFPYLTNIPEAAVLMPILLLVFAFDTLRDLGSALCRALEKMEVEAGLVIFTNAMIVGLGFVFLITYQTTTALAWAYAIGSGVGFVATGVALRGHYSNILKNFSLHLIIPILTTAWPFGLMGLMGAIMLNTDIIMLGWLRPASEVGYYSVAQKLILLSYVFPQLIATSIFPPLSRAVIADGALAKNLLEKSVAFVVLIAAPITIIGFLLATPIITIVFGAAYGPAIPAFRLLMLTVLIVYPSTLLGNAIFAYDKQRSFLTFVLVAIFGNAIFNLLLIPSYGILGAAAATVATQLITNALIWRKMKRVNGLRIMPSIRFYLRQLTLHHKDI